A genomic region of Prionailurus viverrinus isolate Anna chromosome D4, UM_Priviv_1.0, whole genome shotgun sequence contains the following coding sequences:
- the RPL12 gene encoding 60S ribosomal protein L12, whose translation MPPKFDPNEIKVVYLRCTGGEVGATSALAPKIGPLGLSPKKVGDDIAKATGDWKGLRITVKLTIQNRQAQIEVVPSASALIIKALKEPPRDRKKQKNIKHSGNITFDEIVNIARQMRHRSLARELSGTIKEILGTAQSVGCNVDGRHPHDIIDDINSGAVECPAS comes from the exons ATGCCGCCTAAGTTCGACCCCAACGAGATCAAAGTCG TATACCTGAGGTGCACTGGTGGTGAGGTCGGTGCCACGTCTGCCCTGGCCCCCAAGATCGGCCCGCTGGGTCTG TCTCCAAAAAAGGTTGGTGATGACATTGCCAAGGCAACCGGTGATTGGAAGGGTCTGAGGATTACAGTGAAGCTGACCATTCAGAACAGACAGGCTCAG ATTGAAGTGGTACCTTCTGCCTCCGCCCTGATTATCAAAGCCCTAAAGGAACCGCCaagggacagaaagaagcagaaaaaca TTAAGCACAGTGGAAACATCACTTTTGATGAGATTGTCAACATTGCCCGACAGATGAGGCACCGATCGTTAGCCAGGGAACTCTCTG GAACCATTAAAGAGATTCTGGGGACCGCCCAATCTGTGGGCTGCAATGTTGATGGCCGCCACCCTCATGACATCATAGATGACATCAATAGTGGTGCAGTGGAATGTCCAGCT aGTTAA
- the ZNF79 gene encoding zinc finger protein 79 isoform X1: protein MLEEGEPHSPDPVLPHEETTGDEGMAAGLTVGTHGSMPFSSVTVAFTQDGWRHLIPAPKDRFKEGIPENTRNLVLLGLPVSQPGMNSQLEQREEGPWMLEGGGLRSTCTDWKIMSESPPEQDISGNSFQDTSIEMPPGESDPRNSEPGKGFNLRPVLSPQQRVPTEVRPRKWEAHTKSLRKNSDTTKPHRAKPYTCSECGKAFSYCSSLSQHQKSHTGEKPYECNECGKAFGQSSSLIQHQRIHTGEKPYKCDECGRAFSQNANLTKHQRTHTGEKPYRCSACDKAFSDCSALVQHQRIHTGEKPYECSDCGKAFRHSANLTNHQRTHTGEKPYECRECGKAFSYCAAFIQHQRIHTGEKPYKCGACGKAFSQSANLTNHQRTHTGEKPYKCSECGKAFSQSTNLIIHQKTHTGEKPYKCNECGKFFSESSALIRHHIIHTGEKPYECNECGKAFNQSSSLSQHQRIHTGVKPYECAECGKAFRCSSAFIRHQRLHAGE, encoded by the exons GGATCCATGCCCTTCAGCAGTGTGACTGTAGCTTTTACCCAGGATGGGTGGAGGCACTTGATCCCTGCTCCTAAGGACAGGTTCAAGGAGGGGATACCAGAAAACACCAGGAACTTGGTCCTGCTGG GACTTCCAGTGTCCCAGCCTGGCATGAACTCTCAGTTGGAACAAAGGGAAGAAGGCCCGTGGATGCTGGAGGGAGGAGGCCTGAGGAGCACCTGCACCG actGGAAGATTATGTCTGAATCACCACCCGAGCAAGACATTTCTGGAAATTCATTCCAAGACACAAGTATAGAGATGCCCCCTGGGGAGTCAGACCCCAGGAACAGTGAACCGGGGAAGGGCTTCAACCTGAGACCAGTCCTTTCTCCACAACAGAGAGTTCCTACAGAAGTGAGACCCCGCAAATGGGAAGCACATACAAAGAGCCTCAGGAAAAATTCAGATACCACGAAGCCTCACAGAGCGAAACCATATACGTGCAGTGAATGCGGCAAAGCCTTCAGTTACTGCTCCTCCCTGTCTCAGCATCAGAAGAGTCACACTGGGGAGAAGCCGTATGAGTGCAATGAATGTGGGAAGGCTTTCGGCCAGAGTTCATCTCTCATTCAGCACCAGAGGATTCACACCGGAGAGAAGCCTTACAAATGCGACGAATGTGGAAGAGCCTTCAGCCAGAACGCCAACCTCACCAAACACCAGCGAACACACACGGGAGAGAAGCCCTACAGATGCAGCGCGTGCGACAAGGCCTTCAGTGACTGCTCAGCCCTCGTCCAGCATCAGCGAATCCACACAGGAGAAAAGCCCTACGAGTGCAGCGACTGCGGGAAGGCCTTCCGCCACAGCGCAAATCTCACAAACCACCAGAGGACGCACACAGGGGAGAAGCCGTACGAGTGCAGGgagtgtgggaaggccttcagTTACTGCGCCGCCTTCATTCAGCACCAGCGAATCCACACGGGGGAGAAACCCTACAAGTGTGGCGCGTGCGGGAAGGCCTTCAGCCAGAGCGCAAACCTCACAAACCACCAGAGGACTCACACGGGAGAGAAGCCCTACAAGTGCAGCgagtgtgggaaggccttcagCCAAAGTACAAACCTCATAATCCACCAGAAGacccacactggggagaagccctATAAATGTAATGAGTGTGGGAAATTTTTCAGTGAGAGTTCAGCCCTCATTCGACATCACATCATTCACACAGGAGAAAAACCCTATGAGTGCAATGAATGTGGGAAGGCGTTTAACCAGAGCTCCTCCCTAAGTCAGCATCAGAGAATCCACACTGGTGTGAAACCCTATGAATGTGCCgagtgtgggaaggccttcagGTGTAGTTCAGCTTTCATTAGACATCAGAGACTCCATGCTGGGGAGTAA
- the ZNF79 gene encoding zinc finger protein 79 isoform X2, with translation MNSQLEQREEGPWMLEGGGLRSTCTDWKIMSESPPEQDISGNSFQDTSIEMPPGESDPRNSEPGKGFNLRPVLSPQQRVPTEVRPRKWEAHTKSLRKNSDTTKPHRAKPYTCSECGKAFSYCSSLSQHQKSHTGEKPYECNECGKAFGQSSSLIQHQRIHTGEKPYKCDECGRAFSQNANLTKHQRTHTGEKPYRCSACDKAFSDCSALVQHQRIHTGEKPYECSDCGKAFRHSANLTNHQRTHTGEKPYECRECGKAFSYCAAFIQHQRIHTGEKPYKCGACGKAFSQSANLTNHQRTHTGEKPYKCSECGKAFSQSTNLIIHQKTHTGEKPYKCNECGKFFSESSALIRHHIIHTGEKPYECNECGKAFNQSSSLSQHQRIHTGVKPYECAECGKAFRCSSAFIRHQRLHAGE, from the exons ATGAACTCTCAGTTGGAACAAAGGGAAGAAGGCCCGTGGATGCTGGAGGGAGGAGGCCTGAGGAGCACCTGCACCG actGGAAGATTATGTCTGAATCACCACCCGAGCAAGACATTTCTGGAAATTCATTCCAAGACACAAGTATAGAGATGCCCCCTGGGGAGTCAGACCCCAGGAACAGTGAACCGGGGAAGGGCTTCAACCTGAGACCAGTCCTTTCTCCACAACAGAGAGTTCCTACAGAAGTGAGACCCCGCAAATGGGAAGCACATACAAAGAGCCTCAGGAAAAATTCAGATACCACGAAGCCTCACAGAGCGAAACCATATACGTGCAGTGAATGCGGCAAAGCCTTCAGTTACTGCTCCTCCCTGTCTCAGCATCAGAAGAGTCACACTGGGGAGAAGCCGTATGAGTGCAATGAATGTGGGAAGGCTTTCGGCCAGAGTTCATCTCTCATTCAGCACCAGAGGATTCACACCGGAGAGAAGCCTTACAAATGCGACGAATGTGGAAGAGCCTTCAGCCAGAACGCCAACCTCACCAAACACCAGCGAACACACACGGGAGAGAAGCCCTACAGATGCAGCGCGTGCGACAAGGCCTTCAGTGACTGCTCAGCCCTCGTCCAGCATCAGCGAATCCACACAGGAGAAAAGCCCTACGAGTGCAGCGACTGCGGGAAGGCCTTCCGCCACAGCGCAAATCTCACAAACCACCAGAGGACGCACACAGGGGAGAAGCCGTACGAGTGCAGGgagtgtgggaaggccttcagTTACTGCGCCGCCTTCATTCAGCACCAGCGAATCCACACGGGGGAGAAACCCTACAAGTGTGGCGCGTGCGGGAAGGCCTTCAGCCAGAGCGCAAACCTCACAAACCACCAGAGGACTCACACGGGAGAGAAGCCCTACAAGTGCAGCgagtgtgggaaggccttcagCCAAAGTACAAACCTCATAATCCACCAGAAGacccacactggggagaagccctATAAATGTAATGAGTGTGGGAAATTTTTCAGTGAGAGTTCAGCCCTCATTCGACATCACATCATTCACACAGGAGAAAAACCCTATGAGTGCAATGAATGTGGGAAGGCGTTTAACCAGAGCTCCTCCCTAAGTCAGCATCAGAGAATCCACACTGGTGTGAAACCCTATGAATGTGCCgagtgtgggaaggccttcagGTGTAGTTCAGCTTTCATTAGACATCAGAGACTCCATGCTGGGGAGTAA